In Candidatus Baltobacteraceae bacterium, one genomic interval encodes:
- the smc gene encoding chromosome segregation protein SMC has protein sequence MKLKRLKTFGFKTFAESTTLDFSGGITAIVGPNGSGKSNLIDAFRWVLGETSSKSLRSGKMEDVIFAGNEKRKPLGLAEVSLTFDNSDRTLPIDYTEVELTRRAYRAGEMEYFINRNQCRLRDILELLMGTGLGPGSYSIVSQGQIDAILTSKPADRRALFEETAGIAKFLARKNESMRRLEQTEANAIRINDLIQELERRIPELDTQVRRAKRYRKLSARVRDIEILAYIRASASRRAERDRLRVDLEKNDEVRGAAAAKSASLGADHAALRTSVYQHELALEEFRTHSQQLRAQLARLEADYAGALARREALESQSTQTSEDVARVQAERETLAASIAGLNARIEPLAGALESARERELAAQTELSGARGELDAIFTKLREVESAAAEFAAKKAERRAQGEHARAEAERLEGEAQAANGRADQMQIAAGAALHKHAERETHLTSLETTLLGARGRFEDAERAMAQAQGELAHAMTAARDYSGELKAAESRLHTIEELEASLEGHVPGTRAVVEAWQRGELRGIEGIVSNLITTDEQYARAMDVAFGARLSNIITSNSEDAERAIEYLNAKESGRATFLPLDTLANRPGKELTADLRGVRGVIEYAHALIRTQPQYEGVVRFLVGNVLVVDTLQTGIYLARNRGFRDTIVTLSGEQITGGGAITGGRYRREKSILSRRVQAQTLREQLIEMRVNLASLETAVTAASVRGESALAEREAANEASRSAEVSLTEMRGEMSNLASDAQRMRSEYELARSRVSELHAAAQAARLRERELEGAGAGELRSDEDRVRLEAELAQAREAIARAEGVQTQAASEAGDLRERFAALGAERDGAKARLGIIDADGERARTARETMLAEIGDLVTQTDTASAQLERLRTAVREADAQFDAARKERETMSERLTSLESDVRTAEIAEREAAAGGERYRTRLAEIEAELGMLVSQFAQNPATEDECREVEGRYKDEPDAIADELPRLREDLARLSNVNLNAETDRDELGAREAFLKEQLDDLARARETLLQSIHEIEAQTQVQFNETFNAVSEAFTDIYAKLFPGGLAKMWQTNPDNLSETGIEISIQPPGKKLMPLATLSGGERAMTAAALIFALIRVRPAPFYLLDEVDAALDDANVERFSKMVRELASDSQMIIVTHNKQTMELADRMYGVTMGEAGISTLISAELTARDREPEPALA, from the coding sequence ATGAAATTAAAGAGACTCAAGACGTTTGGTTTTAAGACCTTTGCCGAATCCACCACGCTCGATTTTTCGGGCGGGATTACGGCCATCGTCGGTCCGAACGGATCGGGAAAATCGAATCTGATCGACGCGTTTCGCTGGGTGCTGGGCGAGACGAGCAGCAAGAGTCTGCGCTCGGGCAAAATGGAAGACGTCATCTTCGCCGGCAACGAAAAACGCAAGCCGCTCGGCCTGGCCGAGGTCTCGCTCACGTTCGATAACTCGGATCGCACGCTGCCGATCGATTACACGGAAGTCGAGTTGACGCGCCGCGCCTATCGCGCGGGTGAGATGGAATACTTCATCAATCGCAATCAGTGCCGTCTGCGCGACATCTTGGAATTGTTGATGGGCACGGGCCTCGGACCCGGCAGCTATTCGATCGTCTCGCAGGGGCAGATCGATGCGATTTTAACCAGCAAGCCGGCCGATCGGCGCGCGCTTTTCGAAGAGACCGCCGGCATCGCGAAATTTCTCGCGCGCAAAAACGAGTCGATGCGCCGCCTCGAACAGACCGAGGCCAACGCCATTCGCATCAACGACTTGATCCAGGAGCTCGAGCGCCGCATTCCGGAACTCGACACGCAGGTGCGCCGCGCGAAGCGCTATCGGAAATTGAGCGCGCGCGTGCGCGACATCGAGATCCTGGCGTACATTCGCGCCAGCGCGTCGCGGCGAGCGGAACGCGATCGTCTCCGCGTAGACCTCGAGAAAAACGACGAAGTGCGCGGCGCGGCGGCCGCCAAATCGGCCTCGCTCGGCGCCGATCACGCCGCCCTGCGCACGAGCGTCTACCAGCACGAACTCGCACTCGAGGAATTTCGCACCCACAGCCAGCAGCTTCGCGCGCAGCTCGCGCGACTCGAAGCCGATTACGCCGGCGCCCTAGCGCGGCGCGAAGCGCTGGAGTCGCAGAGCACGCAGACCTCCGAAGACGTCGCTCGCGTGCAGGCCGAGCGCGAGACGCTCGCCGCGAGTATCGCCGGCCTCAACGCGCGCATCGAGCCGCTCGCGGGCGCGCTCGAATCGGCGCGCGAGCGCGAACTAGCCGCGCAGACCGAACTCTCCGGCGCGCGCGGCGAGCTCGATGCGATCTTTACCAAGCTGCGCGAAGTGGAATCGGCGGCGGCCGAGTTCGCCGCGAAAAAAGCGGAACGCCGCGCCCAAGGCGAGCACGCGCGCGCCGAGGCCGAACGCCTCGAGGGCGAAGCTCAAGCCGCCAACGGCCGCGCGGACCAGATGCAGATCGCGGCCGGCGCCGCGCTGCACAAACACGCCGAGCGCGAGACGCATCTCACCTCGCTCGAGACGACGCTGCTCGGCGCGCGCGGACGCTTCGAAGACGCGGAACGTGCGATGGCGCAGGCGCAGGGCGAACTCGCGCACGCGATGACCGCGGCGCGCGATTATTCGGGCGAACTTAAAGCCGCCGAATCGCGGCTGCACACGATCGAGGAACTCGAGGCGTCGCTCGAGGGACACGTTCCGGGCACCCGCGCCGTGGTTGAGGCGTGGCAGCGCGGAGAGCTGCGCGGCATCGAAGGCATCGTCAGCAACCTCATCACGACCGACGAACAATACGCGCGCGCGATGGACGTGGCGTTCGGCGCGCGGCTTTCGAATATCATCACGAGCAATTCCGAAGATGCCGAACGCGCGATCGAGTATTTGAATGCAAAGGAGAGCGGGCGCGCGACCTTTCTGCCGCTCGACACGCTGGCAAATCGGCCCGGTAAGGAACTGACGGCGGACTTGCGCGGCGTGCGCGGCGTGATCGAGTACGCGCACGCGCTGATTCGCACCCAGCCGCAGTACGAAGGCGTCGTGCGCTTCTTGGTCGGCAACGTGCTCGTGGTCGACACGCTGCAGACCGGCATCTATCTCGCGCGCAATCGCGGCTTCCGCGACACGATCGTCACGCTTTCGGGCGAACAGATCACCGGCGGCGGCGCGATCACCGGCGGTCGTTATCGCCGCGAGAAGTCGATTCTTTCCCGGCGCGTGCAGGCGCAGACCCTGCGCGAGCAGCTCATCGAGATGCGCGTCAACTTGGCGTCGCTGGAAACCGCCGTTACGGCGGCGAGCGTGCGCGGCGAATCGGCGCTTGCCGAACGCGAAGCGGCCAACGAAGCATCGCGCAGCGCGGAAGTCTCGCTCACCGAAATGCGCGGCGAAATGAGCAATCTCGCATCCGACGCGCAGCGCATGCGCTCCGAGTACGAGCTCGCGCGATCGCGCGTGAGCGAATTGCACGCCGCCGCGCAAGCGGCCCGCCTGCGCGAGCGGGAGCTCGAGGGCGCGGGCGCCGGAGAGCTGCGCAGCGATGAAGATCGCGTTCGGCTCGAAGCCGAACTCGCACAGGCCCGCGAGGCTATCGCGCGCGCCGAAGGCGTGCAGACGCAGGCCGCTTCGGAGGCCGGCGACCTGCGCGAGCGCTTCGCGGCGCTGGGTGCGGAGCGCGACGGCGCGAAGGCGCGGTTGGGCATTATCGATGCGGACGGCGAGCGCGCGCGAACCGCGCGGGAGACGATGCTCGCCGAAATCGGCGACCTCGTCACGCAGACCGACACGGCAAGCGCGCAGCTCGAACGGCTGCGGACGGCGGTTCGCGAGGCCGACGCGCAATTCGACGCCGCGCGCAAAGAGCGCGAGACGATGAGCGAGCGGCTTACGTCGCTCGAATCTGACGTGCGCACGGCCGAGATCGCGGAGCGCGAAGCGGCCGCGGGCGGCGAACGCTACCGTACGCGCTTGGCCGAGATCGAAGCCGAACTCGGGATGCTCGTTTCGCAGTTCGCGCAGAATCCGGCGACCGAAGACGAGTGCCGCGAGGTTGAGGGGCGCTACAAAGACGAGCCCGATGCAATCGCCGACGAATTGCCGCGTTTGCGCGAAGATTTGGCGCGTCTTTCGAACGTGAACTTAAACGCCGAGACCGACCGAGACGAACTCGGCGCGCGCGAGGCCTTCCTCAAAGAACAGCTCGACGATCTGGCGCGGGCGCGCGAAACGCTGCTGCAGTCGATCCACGAGATCGAGGCGCAGACGCAAGTGCAGTTCAACGAGACCTTCAATGCGGTCTCCGAGGCCTTCACCGATATCTACGCCAAGCTCTTTCCGGGCGGTCTGGCAAAGATGTGGCAGACGAACCCCGACAATCTTTCGGAGACCGGCATCGAGATCTCGATTCAACCGCCGGGCAAGAAGCTGATGCCGCTCGCGACGCTCTCGGGTGGCGAACGCGCGATGACGGCCGCGGCCCTGATCTTCGCGCTCATTCGCGTGCGTCCGGCGCCGTTCTATCTGCTCGACGAAGTCGATGCGGCCCTCGACGACGCCAACGTCGAGCGCTTCTCGAAGATGGTGCGCGAACTGGCGAGCGACTCGCAGATGATCATCGTTACGCACAACAAACAGACGATGGAGCTGGCCGATCGTATGTACGGCGTCACGATGGGCGAAGCCGGAATCAGCACGCTGATCTCCGCGGAACTTACGGCGCGCGACCGCGAACCGGAGCCTGCCCTTGCCTAA
- the fabF gene encoding beta-ketoacyl-ACP synthase II → MNARPARRRVVVTGLGAVTPLGNSTGEFWRRLVAGESGMGPITAFDASDFSTRFAAEVKDFDGETLIGKKESKRMDRFAQYALVAAREAIEDARLPDDEAFKERVGSVLGTGIGGILTFWHNSDIANKNGTWAKVTPFFIPMLMANAAPAHISMQYGFRGPFFSVASACASANDAIITAYNYIVNGDCDAMVAGGTEATISPLALGGFCTMKALSTRNDEPTKASRPWDKQRDGFVLAEGAGILILEEYELARRRGATIYCEVLGYGQSSDAYNLVAPDPESRGVELAMQRALARAGIAAGDVDYINAHGTSTPLGDVAESAAIARVFGPEPRVAVSSTKSMHGHALGAAGGIEGIATVLAVRDDIMPPTINYEFPDPECTLDYVPNVARKATVNVALSNGFGFGGHNSVLVFGKLKQ, encoded by the coding sequence ATGAATGCACGCCCCGCCCGGCGGCGCGTGGTGGTCACCGGCCTCGGGGCCGTGACGCCCCTGGGAAATAGTACCGGCGAGTTCTGGCGCCGGCTGGTCGCCGGCGAGAGCGGCATGGGCCCGATCACGGCGTTCGATGCGAGCGATTTTTCGACGCGTTTTGCCGCCGAAGTCAAAGACTTCGACGGTGAGACGCTGATCGGGAAAAAAGAGTCCAAGCGAATGGATCGCTTCGCGCAGTACGCACTGGTCGCGGCCCGCGAGGCGATCGAAGATGCGCGCCTGCCCGACGACGAGGCTTTTAAGGAACGGGTCGGCTCGGTGCTCGGCACGGGGATCGGCGGCATCCTCACGTTCTGGCACAATTCCGATATTGCCAATAAGAACGGAACCTGGGCGAAAGTGACGCCCTTCTTTATTCCGATGCTGATGGCCAATGCGGCGCCGGCGCACATCTCGATGCAGTACGGATTTCGCGGTCCGTTCTTTTCGGTGGCCAGCGCTTGCGCGTCGGCGAACGACGCGATCATCACCGCCTACAATTACATCGTCAACGGCGACTGCGACGCGATGGTCGCCGGCGGCACCGAAGCGACGATCTCGCCGCTGGCGCTGGGTGGTTTCTGCACGATGAAAGCGCTCTCGACCCGCAACGACGAGCCGACCAAAGCCAGCCGGCCGTGGGATAAGCAGCGCGACGGCTTCGTACTCGCCGAGGGCGCCGGGATTCTGATTCTAGAGGAGTACGAACTGGCGCGGCGGCGCGGCGCGACCATCTATTGCGAGGTACTCGGATACGGGCAATCCTCCGATGCATACAACCTCGTCGCGCCCGATCCGGAGAGCCGCGGCGTGGAACTCGCGATGCAGCGGGCGCTCGCGCGCGCGGGCATTGCCGCCGGCGACGTCGATTACATCAACGCGCACGGCACTTCCACGCCGCTCGGCGACGTCGCCGAATCGGCCGCAATCGCGCGCGTCTTCGGTCCGGAACCGCGCGTTGCGGTGAGTTCGACCAAATCGATGCACGGTCACGCGCTCGGTGCGGCCGGCGGTATCGAAGGCATCGCAACGGTGCTTGCCGTGCGCGACGACATCATGCCGCCAACGATCAATTACGAATTCCCCGATCCCGAGTGCACGCTCGACTACGTGCCCAACGTGGCCCGCAAGGCGACGGTGAACGTCGCGCTCTCCAACGGCTTCGGGTTCGGCGGGCATAACAGCGTGCTCGTTTTCGGCAAGCTCAAGCAGTAG
- the rnc gene encoding ribonuclease III yields the protein MRALLEVANLPSGALEVLEPAFVHESAAREGGIPSNERLEFLGDAILGAIVAGWLYANYPDDKEGTLAKRKAAIVSDRSLATSARRLGFSELLHVGAGERAHGGTERTSILADCFEAFIAAVYGTYGLEPARDFVVREHIAFVDHATANLADSKTQLQELSQERFACMPVYREEGQGPAHERRFTATVSVNGELLGTGSGPSKKDAQQAAATQALTTLQARV from the coding sequence ATGCGGGCGTTGCTGGAGGTTGCGAATCTGCCGTCCGGAGCCCTCGAGGTTCTCGAACCGGCCTTCGTGCACGAAAGTGCGGCGCGCGAAGGCGGAATCCCGAGCAACGAACGGTTGGAGTTTCTCGGCGACGCGATTCTCGGCGCGATCGTTGCCGGCTGGCTCTATGCGAACTACCCCGACGATAAAGAAGGCACGCTCGCCAAGCGCAAGGCCGCGATCGTGAGCGATCGATCGCTCGCAACGAGCGCGCGCCGGCTGGGATTTAGCGAATTGCTGCACGTCGGCGCCGGCGAGCGAGCCCACGGCGGCACCGAACGTACCTCGATCCTGGCCGACTGCTTCGAAGCGTTTATCGCCGCGGTCTACGGAACGTACGGACTCGAGCCCGCGCGCGACTTCGTCGTGCGGGAACACATCGCGTTCGTCGATCACGCCACCGCCAATCTCGCCGACTCGAAGACCCAGCTTCAGGAGCTCTCACAAGAGCGTTTCGCCTGCATGCCGGTCTATCGCGAAGAAGGCCAAGGCCCGGCGCACGAGCGACGCTTTACCGCTACCGTAAGCGTGAACGGCGAATTGCTCGGAACCGGCAGCGGTCCGTCGAAGAAGGACGCCCAGCAAGCGGCCGCGACCCAAGCACTAACCACCCTACAGGCACGAGTATGA
- the purH gene encoding bifunctional phosphoribosylaminoimidazolecarboxamide formyltransferase/IMP cyclohydrolase: MPKAALFSLSDKTGAAEVAAALVERGYSIYATGGTRTFLAEAGIDARDVEDLTGFPALFGGRVKTLHPKVFGAILRDRAASDHNAQAEHYHIADLSVLVVNLYPFEATVAKDGTTLSEAIEQIDIGGVSLLRAAAKNFHDVTILSDPSHYAAYLAALSNGGLDANARRLLAIAAFERTAEYDAAIAHYLASDGELLPSELPGSLTLTLPLEQRLRYGTNPQLRAAFYLARPERLPKQLHGKALSYNNLLDLDATLRLLARAPFGARFGSEHERFVRAAIVKHTVPCGVAQRSSVGKAVRDALDADPVSAFGGIIAVDARIDLEAAQALAQFFLEIVAAPEFDDDALALLRKKKNLRIMRFDAAAPEELQRELRVRSALGGVLAEEEDPHFAPETWRTVSAREPLAQEWHDLAFAWDIVRHVKSNGVVIVRGGATHGICAGQTNRVSAVKIAGIRAGAKAAGAALASDGFFPFADGLEAAAAAGITAIIAPEGSVRDAEVIAAADRLGVSLVFSTHRYFLH; encoded by the coding sequence TTGCCTAAAGCGGCGCTCTTCTCACTCTCGGATAAAACGGGTGCCGCCGAGGTGGCGGCCGCGCTCGTCGAGCGCGGCTACTCGATCTACGCGACCGGCGGCACGCGGACGTTTCTCGCCGAAGCGGGCATCGACGCGCGCGACGTTGAGGATCTGACCGGCTTTCCGGCGCTCTTCGGCGGTCGCGTGAAAACGCTGCATCCCAAAGTGTTCGGAGCGATCTTGCGCGACCGCGCCGCCTCGGACCATAACGCGCAGGCCGAGCACTATCACATCGCCGATCTTTCCGTGCTCGTGGTCAACCTCTATCCCTTTGAGGCCACCGTCGCCAAAGATGGAACGACGCTCTCGGAAGCGATCGAACAGATCGATATTGGCGGCGTCTCGCTGCTGCGCGCCGCCGCCAAGAACTTTCACGACGTCACGATCTTGAGCGATCCGTCGCATTACGCGGCCTACCTCGCCGCGCTTTCCAACGGGGGGCTCGATGCGAACGCACGCCGCCTGCTCGCGATCGCCGCGTTCGAGCGAACCGCCGAATACGACGCCGCGATCGCCCACTATCTCGCGAGCGACGGCGAACTCCTACCGAGCGAGCTGCCGGGTTCGCTGACGTTGACGCTGCCGCTCGAACAGCGGCTGCGCTATGGTACCAACCCGCAATTACGCGCGGCGTTTTATCTCGCGCGCCCCGAGCGTTTGCCCAAGCAGCTCCACGGCAAGGCGCTCAGCTACAACAACCTGCTCGATCTCGACGCGACCCTCCGACTGCTGGCGCGTGCGCCGTTCGGGGCCCGCTTCGGTTCCGAGCACGAACGTTTCGTGCGCGCCGCGATCGTCAAACACACGGTGCCGTGCGGCGTCGCGCAGCGTTCGAGCGTGGGCAAAGCCGTTCGCGACGCGCTCGATGCCGATCCGGTCTCGGCGTTCGGCGGGATCATCGCCGTCGACGCGCGCATCGACCTCGAAGCCGCGCAGGCGCTCGCGCAGTTCTTTTTGGAGATCGTCGCCGCACCGGAATTCGACGACGACGCGCTCGCTCTATTGCGTAAGAAAAAAAATCTGCGAATCATGCGGTTCGATGCAGCCGCCCCCGAAGAATTGCAGCGCGAATTGCGCGTACGCAGCGCGCTTGGCGGCGTGCTGGCCGAAGAAGAAGATCCGCATTTCGCGCCCGAAACCTGGCGCACGGTGAGCGCGCGCGAACCGCTCGCCCAGGAGTGGCACGATCTCGCCTTTGCATGGGACATCGTGCGCCACGTGAAGAGTAACGGCGTGGTCATCGTCAGAGGGGGCGCGACGCACGGCATCTGCGCCGGCCAAACCAATCGCGTGAGCGCGGTGAAGATCGCCGGCATTCGAGCCGGCGCGAAAGCCGCCGGCGCCGCACTAGCGAGCGACGGGTTCTTCCCATTCGCCGACGGACTCGAAGCCGCTGCCGCCGCCGGCATTACCGCGATCATCGCCCCCGAGGGGTCGGTACGCGACGCCGAAGTAATCGCCGCCGCCGACCGCCTCGGCGTCTCCCTCGTCTTCTCAACCCACCGCTACTTCCTCCACTAA
- a CDS encoding VOC family protein → MPRFLHTSIFVNDMQATIDFYTQKLGMKLLDGPYHYPGNADMAFVGNDWNAYIELVYDLEEHPPYELGNRYEHLALEVEGDLQTYVGGLRDRGVKILKDVYKSPGGTRAIAFVEDPNGIPIELLEPRTKDSPS, encoded by the coding sequence ATGCCGCGTTTTTTGCATACCTCGATCTTCGTTAACGACATGCAGGCGACGATCGACTTCTATACCCAGAAGCTCGGAATGAAGCTGCTCGACGGTCCGTACCATTATCCCGGCAACGCCGACATGGCGTTTGTCGGGAACGATTGGAATGCGTACATCGAGCTGGTCTACGATCTCGAAGAACACCCGCCATACGAACTCGGGAATCGCTACGAACACCTCGCACTCGAGGTCGAGGGCGATCTGCAAACCTACGTGGGCGGTCTGCGCGATCGCGGCGTAAAGATTCTCAAGGACGTCTACAAGTCGCCGGGCGGCACGCGCGCGATCGCGTTCGTCGAAGATCCCAACGGCATTCCGATCGAACTGCTCGAGCCGCGCACGAAAGACTCGCCGTCTTAA